From the Gossypium hirsutum isolate 1008001.06 chromosome A02, Gossypium_hirsutum_v2.1, whole genome shotgun sequence genome, the window ttagtcagaatatcccttctatagtaatttaatagcacaattaaatactactattataccctccaatattgaaagaaaaaaaaggacaagaaagaacacaagagttttaacgaggttcggtaaattatacctacgtcctcagGCACtcacaccagatgataactttaatatctccaaaatattacaaacaaatagaattctttaagaattctcaaatgggagaagagagaaaactaagagagaaagattggttgggatgaattgaaatgagaaatgagaaggcctatttatagttgaggttcaaggaccaaacaataaatagcccttatctcaatgacaaaaaaaaaattatcccatgccactttttcaaagtcaactttagggtgctaaacttgcaccacttggaTTGTTTGCCATTAAAATTGTCTGCCATTAatcattaatgttaacaatctccaccttgaagatttgattaggataatcacatcttcacacacttccttcaactccccaaattcgataaagctatcttctGTAGTGCCTCTAAATGTGCtatcgagcgccatacacctgaaggtgctcaaattctcaggatgttaatcaagttcaaacaatgattaaacttgattgttgttaccacattggtcatcatatctgcgggattatctgctgtcggaatcttctaaAGTaggatttttcctttttcaaagacttcctacacaaagtgatatcttacgccgatatgcttggttcttgaatgatagaattgatttttcgctaaatgaatagcgctctgactgtcacaatatagactaatgtgactttgaacaactctcaagtctttcaacaatccattaagccaaatagcctccttaacagcttctgtaactgccatatattctgcctctgtagtagacacagctactgtagcctgtaaggtagacttccaactcactggggctttagcaagagtaaacagataccccgtagttgaacgacgtttatctaaatccccagcaaagtcggaatcaacatatccaactacaaattGACCAAGTGTTTCATCCTTCTCAAAAACTAAACCAATGTCTACGGTTTTTcaaagataccgtagaatccatttcacagcttgccaatatccttttccaggatcatgcatatacctgctcacaactccaacagcttgtgaaatgtcaggccgcgtacacaccatcgcatacatcaaactcccaactacattagcatatgggacttttgccatatattctctttcttcttcagttttcggagataattgagcactaagtttcaaatgagaagcaagtggggtacttacatgttttatgttttcatttacaccaaaacattgtaatacatttttcagatattgcttctgattcaaacaaagcttgcctctctgtctatctctacttattccatgccgagaatcttcttggcctcacctagatctttcatcttgaactcttgattcaactgagccttcagcttgtCTATCTccttttggctcttcgaagcgattaacatgtcatcaacatataagagtagataaatgaaagattcGTCATGCAACTTCtacaaatacacacaattgtcatatttgcttcttgtgtacttctgccttctcataaagctatcaaatcgcttgtatcactacctcggggattgcttcaatctatatagcgatttgttcagcttacaaacccaatttctaccaccaacatctgtgtatccttcaggctgagtcatatagatctcctcttctaactcaccatgcaagaaagtcgtcttaacatcaagttgagctagctccaaattcaactgtgctaccaaggccaacaaaattctaatggaggaatgcttcacaacaggggaaaatacatcattgtagtcaattccctccttctgagcgtagcctttagctaccaatcttgccttgtagctaACATttttcttgctaggagatccatctttctttgcgaatacccacttgcatccaattgcccttttacctttcggtaactgcgccaactcccaagtattgttcttccggagagactgcatttcttcatccatggcgcttttccatttgtcactttctaagctttgcattgcttcttgataagtgacaGGAATATCATCATCAACAATGGGAAGGGCGTAGGCTACCATATCAGTTAATCGAGCAGGtctacgaatttctctccgtggccttgcaactgcaactggttctggtgtacttaatGGTTCTTGGgttagaacctcttcaacctctaattcctccattgtggctggagaattagacttattaactgggcaaatcctcatctgctcaaactccacctgttttggagtacactccacctgctgtggagtatcgctcgtctgaatatctttatctgctacttttttcaatgtggcagattcatcaaatgtaacatctctgctacagattaTTTTCTTTGTGtctaagcaccaaagacgaaatcccttcactccagaagtgattcccataaataGAGCTTtttttgccctcggatctaactttgactccttcacatggtaatatgcagtggatccaaacacatataaggaatcataatctgtagccagTTTTCCAGACTATACCTCCaaaggagtttttctttctaatgcagatgatggcaaatgattaacaagatggccagcgtatgtcacagcctcagcccaaaattgcttgcccagcccagcattggacaacatacatcgaactttctccagcaatgttcgattcatacgctctgccattccattctgctgtggtgtatccctaactgtgaagtgtcaaACAATACCATAcccttggcacacatcgaagaacggatcacttttatattcccctccattgtccgtcctaagcagcttgattttcttgccagtctggttttcgatcatagttttccatttaagaaaaactccaagcatttcatccttagttctcatggtatacacccaaactcttctggaaaagtcatcaacaaaagtaacaaaatagtgttttcctcccaacgaaggtgttttggaaggcccccacacatctgagtgaacatattccaaaataccttttgtattatggatagcagtgctgAATTTCAccctcttttgctttcccagaacacaatgctcgcaaaattttaatttgcaagcctttgcacctttcaacaatccttgctttgccagaatttgcaaggatttttcattggcatgtcccaacttcatatgccacatgccaaccgattgatcgccttccaatctttctcctgtacatcatctggtttctctttaTCGATGGCAATGTCTAGGCCCTGCTGAAAAAGGgtatctagaacctcactttgccacataccaaaatggcccgtgccatcaaagatctccacggccaatcttgcatttgcaattgtcggtcttgtccacatggacgatgttgaagctcctaaaccgtccatcttctccataatctttcaatatacctaaggaaatcttttctgatgtggaagatcagtttaaactgcaaccacagagcatactacaattAACCTTcagctcttgataccacttgttgttccaatagggtcggaagcatgtaaattattgtactaaaaaatcacacaaagttcaattccagggaagagaggtggatcacatggatctcttaaataccaagtctttccttagtcagaatatcccttctatagtaatttaatagcacaattaaatactactattataccctccaatattgaaagaaaaaaaaaggacaagaaagaacataagagttttaacgaggttcggtaaattatacctacgtcctcgggcactaacaccagatgataactttaatatctccaaaatattacaaacaaatagaatttcttaagaattctcaaatgggagatgagagaaaactaagagagaaagattggttgggataaagtgaaatgagaaatgagaaggcctatttatagttgaggttcaatgaccaaacaataaatagcccttATCtcaatgaccaaaaaaaaaattatcccatgccactttttcaaagttaactttagggtgctaaacttgcaccacttgaATTGTTTGCCATTAATCATTAATGTTAACAAGGATATCATTATGAGGGCATGAATCTTCAAAGATTCTTTAGATgcatgaaaaatttagaaaaaaaaatgaatatatctGTATcgaatacatatacatattcaaCTTGCATTCTAATACATTTGTTTTAACAGCCAACTTTTCGTTCTCATAGGTAATGGGTGTTAAAGCAGTAGGAATCGCGCTGAAGCTGTCGTTTGGAGGAATGAATCAGTTTAAATACTTCGAAACATGGATTTTCACAATAATTGTGATCTTTTGCTGTCTTCTGCAAATAAATTACTTGAACAAGGTGAGTGATGAGACTTAGATTTCATTACCCTTTGTCAATGAGCATAATTATACATTGGTTTAGTTTGTGTCACTCGAATTTTGTTTGAATGTTGAATACAGGCATATTAGACATGGAGGTTTTTATTTTTAACTGTTTTCGATATATTTAAAGGATTTTATTCCCATACAcgagtctatatatatatatgtgtgacaTGCGTATTTTAATGAAACTGAAAGTTGAAATAGATAAATTAAGTGCTTTACAAGTTTTGGCACTACTAGTAATTTGGACATCAACATTGTAAGTTACTCATAATTAAGTTGCTTATAGGATACAAAAGCATaaatgtgtgttttttttttaaataatttctttcaaGCTTATATTCTTAATTTAATGTGATGATTGACTCTAAATGTATGTTATTGTTGTTATTCTTCATGGTActaaaagcttaaaattttgcaGGCTTTAGACACCTGTAATACTGCTGTTGTATGTCCTGTTTACTATGTCATGTTCACAACATTCACCATTATTGCCAGCATTATCATGTTTAAGGTAagggtttattttttattttttttatacatccTTAATCCACTTATATGGGTAGGGATTGTGAGTAAATTGAGCTTTtaaccaacaaaaaaaaaaatatatatatatatattacttttgaGTTTGACTAACCTTCTTATGGAGATGTGTTTGAC encodes:
- the LOC121216256 gene encoding probable magnesium transporter NIPA1, which produces MGSLTVMGVKAVGIALKLSFGGMNQFKYFETWIFTIIVIFCCLLQINYLNKALDTCNTAVVCPVYYVMFTTFTIIASIIMFKDWNSQGGTEITTELCGFITILAGTFLLHKTKDMGKSSSGRLPVYTSLEPNTVSESR